A single Lolium perenne isolate Kyuss_39 chromosome 6, Kyuss_2.0, whole genome shotgun sequence DNA region contains:
- the LOC127309377 gene encoding uncharacterized protein yields the protein MAPSVAAGGQPQKSSLSAILCDLQYSTIPLSIKQACISEPGRILHGWTRDILRRLLSSRATARSGTGTGTGGETVSDAVKLAGAGAAAENVTLFKLLAENVTIAAAAVDEESLIQQLQRDGYYYDEDLDSYCPADNFHDLDDDIDRTCPPPSFQVPDYDEDGDNTRMARCNSRRLVELLAVRPHFPFLGTFLAFNDFSEYSCSSQTGETCRNLDSQGNLILHSEGVAIADRFFIRIHIPKNDNRKDDDIGCFSYIMDPYTCGRDETHIISTGRGRRIAVTFLPMHTAVQAHVYVTLDLISSGSIYHVYGEIAACHQLYGRESVVLFCRGKEDKAEVIDGKLPLSREWAVVPIYLKPLLTIKLKLFVSTNQDHDDQGCTISFQGDIDFYRDDYEKIICTQDHDKVKVRICYR from the exons ATGGCGCCGAGCGTTGCCGCCGGAGGGCAGCCCCAAAAATCATCTCTGAGCGCCATCTTGTGCGATCTGCAG TACAGCACTATCCCTCTCTCAATTAAACAGGCATGTATCTCCGAGCCCGGTAGAATTCTTCATGGCTGGACTAGAGATATCCTTCGACGACTTCTTTCCAGTAGAGCAACGGCAAGGTCAGGAACGGGAACCGGAACGGGAGGAGAAACCGTCAGTGATGCCGTCAAGTTAGCGGGAGCGGGAGCGGCAGCAGAAAACGTAACTCTTTTTAAACTACTGGCAGAAAACGTAactattgctgctgctgctgttgatGAAGAAAGCCTCATCCAACAACTGCAAAGGGACGGCTACTACTACGACGAAGATCTCGACAGCTATTGCCCAGCCGACAACTTCCACGACCTCGACGACGACATTGATCGAACTTGCCCACCACCGAGTTTCCAAGTCCCTGattacgatgaagatggcgacaaCACACGGATGGCGAGATGCAATTCTCGGCGCCTGGTAGAGCTGCTGGCTGTGCGTCCTCACTTCCCCTTCCTAGGCACCTTTCTTGCCTTCAACGATTTCTCTGAATACTCATGCTCCTCACAAACAGGAGAAACTTGTCGCAACCTTGATTCACAG GGTAACTTGATACTCCACTCAGAAGGCGTGGCCATCGCCGACCGCTTCTTTATTAGGATTCATATCCCAAAGAATGACAACAGGAAAGATGATGATATAGGATGCTTCTCCTACATAATGGACCCTTACACGTGCGGCAGGGATGAAACCCACATCATCTCGACCGGACGCGGCAGGAGAATAGCGGTGACTTTCTTGCCGATGCACACTGCTGTCCAGGCCCATGTGTACGTTACCCTCGATCTCATATCCAGCGGCAGCATCTACCATGTCTATGGTGAAATTGCTGCATGCCACCAACTCTATGGCCGCGAGAGTGTCGTGCTCTTTTGTCGCGGAAAAGAGGACAAAGCAGAGGTTATCGATGGCAAACTTCCACTGTCGCGTGAGTGGGCTGTTGTTCCGATATACTTGAAGCCTCTCCTGACAATCAAGTTGAAGCTGTTCGTTTCAACGAATCAAGATCATGATGATCAGGGTTGTACCATCTCCTTCCAAGGTGATATTGACTTCTATCGTGACGATTACGAAAAAATAATCTGCACTCAAGACCATGACAAAGTTAAAGTGAGGATTTGCTACCGGTAA